The bacterium genomic interval TCCGCGAGCGAGGTGCCCGAGACCGACGGCTACAAGGATCCCGACCCGGGGTTCATCGACGGGATCGTCTACGACGGTCGCAAGCCCAACGAGTACCTCTCGAAGTTCGAGATCGGCAACCAGGGCAGTCCCGAGACGGCCGCGCGCTAGGGGCGGATCCCCGCCCCCACCCTCGCTCCCACCACCACACTTGAAGCAGGAGACGCCATGTCTACGGAAGCGCCCGCCCTTCGACCGAAGGGCGCCCTCAAGTCCCGAGTGATCCGGACACTCGAGGGATTGGGCCTCGAGATCTTCGTTCCAGCCATCCGACTCGCAACCGGAGAAGAGCCCGCCGCGCAGGTGCGTGACCTGATGAAGTCGGTCGGCGTTCCGCTCCTCTCGATCGGGGTCTTCCTCGTCCTCTGGGCGTCGCTGGCCGCCTCGGTCGAGACCAGCATCGGGTCGGTCCCCGGCCCGACGCAGGTCTGGACCGAAGCGAAGTCGCTGGTCGACGAGCACTACGCCGAGCGCGCGAAGGAGGTCGCCTTCTACGAGCGGATGGCGAAGAAGAAGGAGGAGTGGCTCGCGAAGGGGAAGACCTGGAAGGACCGGAAGTACTCCGGGAAGCCGACCTATTTCGACCAGATCTGGACGAGTCTCCAGACCGTGTTCGCCGGGTTCCTGGTCGCTTCACTCCTGGCGGTCCCAATCGGGATCCTCTGCGGTCTGTCGACGACGATGAATGCGGCCTTCGCGCCGCTCATCCAGGTCTTCAAGCCGGTCTCGCCCCTGGCGTGGCTGCCGATCGTGATGATCCTGGTGAGCGCGCTCTATACCTCCGAGGATCCCTTCTTCGAGAAATCGTTCATCAGCTCGGCGCTGACGGTGAGTCTCTGCTCGCTCTGGCCGACCCTCGTGAATACCGCGCTCGGCGTCGCGTCGGTCGACCAGGATCACCTGAACGTGGCGCGGGTGCTCAAGCTTCCGTGGTCGACGCGGGTGTTCAAGATCGTCGTGCCCTCGGCGCTGCCGCTGATCTTCACCGGGCTGCGACTCTCTCTTGGCGTCGGCTGGATGGTGCTGATCGCGGCGGAGATGCTGGCCCAGAACCCGGGCCTCGGGAAATTCGTCTGGGACATGTTCCAGAACGGCAGCTCTCAGACGTTGGCCCAGATCATGGTCGCGGTGTTCACGATCGGCCTCATCGGATTCGCGCTCGATCGGCTGATGGTCGCCCTCCAGCGTTCGGTCAGCTTCGACGGCACGGTGTCGGCATGACGACGACCACGACGACCCCGGTCACGGAGACCGAGGAGCAGCAGCTCTCGATCGGATTCAGCGTGAGGAACGAGGCGCCGCAGCCCCAGGCACAGCCCTTCCTCGAGCTCTCGGGGGTCAGCAAGTCGTTCGGGGAGGCGGCCTCTCGGACCGAGGTCCTCTCGGAGATCGATCTTTCCGTCCGCGAAGGCGAGTTCCTCGCGATCGTCGGCTTCTCCGGCAGCGGCAAGACGACCCTGATCAACCTGATCGCGGGGCTCGTCGAGGCGGACGAGGGCAAGATCGAGCTCGACGGCAAGCCGATCACGGGGCCGGGCCCCGACCGGGGCGTCGTCTTCCAGAGCTACGCGCTGCTGCCCTGGCTCACGGTCATGCAGAACGTCCAATTGGCGGTCGACTCGGTCTTCCGGGACGCGTCCGCCGCGGACCGCGAGGCACGGGCGCGAAGCTACGTGGAGATGGTCGGGCTCGGCGCCGCGCACTGGAAGTATCCGCGGGAGCTGTCCGGCGGAATGCGGCAGCGCGTGAGCGTCGCGCGTGGGCTCGCCATGGATCCCAAGATCCTGCTCCTCGACGAGCCGCTCTCGGCGCTGGACGCGCTCACCCGGGCGACGCTCCAGACCGAGATCGAACAGATCTGGGCAGCGGATCGGAAGACGGTCGTCCTCATCACGAACGACGTGGACGAAGCGATCCTGCTCGCGGATCGGATCATTCCACTCCGCCCCGGGCCGCGTGCTTCGCTCGGGCCGGCGTTCGACGTGCCACTCGAACGGCCGCGAGACCGGACAGCGGTCAACGATGATCCGCAGTTCAAGAAGATCCGAAACGAGATCACCCACTACCTGATGGCCGTGAGTCGTCAGGCGGCTCGAAGCTCGAGCCGATCGCGGGTGCGCAAGCCCGACGCCAAGCCGCTGGACCTTCGTCCCCGCAGCCTGCCGTCGGCGAGGTAGCGACGAACATGGCTGGATTCCTCGAAACGATCGCCCTGTCGAAGGTCTACGACACGCCGGACGGGCCGCTTCCCGTCGTCGAAGGCTTCGAGCTCGAAGTGGCCGAAGGCGAGTTCATCGCGCTCATCGGTCACTCCGGATGCGGCAAGTCGACGGTCTTGCAGATGATCGCCGGCTTGAACGACATCTCCGATGGCAACGTGGTGCTCGATGCGCGCGAGATCGACGGACCCGGGCCGGATCGTGGCGTGGTCTTCCAGGCCCCCTGCCTGCTTCCCTGGATGACTGCTCGGGAGAACGTCCGGCTGGGGGTCGACCAGGTCTATTCGCACGTCGACGAGCAGACCCGGAGCGACATCGTGGACTACCACCTGGTTCTCGTCGGGCTCGGCGACGCGATGGACAAGCGGCCGGCAGAGCTCTCGAACGGGATGCGCCAGCGCGTCGGCCTCGCCCGCGCGTTCGCGCTCTCGCCGAAGATGCTCCTGCTCGACGAGCCCTTCGGCATGCTCGATTCGCTCACCCGTGTCGAACTCCAGGAGGTCCTGCTGGACATCTGGACCGAAGATCGAATGACCGCGCTCATGGTCACC includes:
- a CDS encoding ABC transporter permease, whose translation is MSTEAPALRPKGALKSRVIRTLEGLGLEIFVPAIRLATGEEPAAQVRDLMKSVGVPLLSIGVFLVLWASLAASVETSIGSVPGPTQVWTEAKSLVDEHYAERAKEVAFYERMAKKKEEWLAKGKTWKDRKYSGKPTYFDQIWTSLQTVFAGFLVASLLAVPIGILCGLSTTMNAAFAPLIQVFKPVSPLAWLPIVMILVSALYTSEDPFFEKSFISSALTVSLCSLWPTLVNTALGVASVDQDHLNVARVLKLPWSTRVFKIVVPSALPLIFTGLRLSLGVGWMVLIAAEMLAQNPGLGKFVWDMFQNGSSQTLAQIMVAVFTIGLIGFALDRLMVALQRSVSFDGTVSA